The segment CAAAATAAAGGACGGCTAAGATGGTTGATGAAATAAACATATTCGCGTATTCGGCAAACAAATAGAATCCCATTTTCATGGATGAGTATTCGGTGTGATAACCACCAATCAACTCCGATTCACATTCTGCTAAGTCAAAAGGGGTTCTGTTTGTTTCCGCGAAAGCGCAAATCAAAAAGATTAAAAATCCAACTGGCTGATAGAAAACATTCCAGTTCATTCCGGCTTGTTGTACCGAAATTTCCTTTAAGCTTAAGGTTCCGGTCATCATGATTAAAGCGATAACAGATAATCCCATTGCCACTTCATAAGAAACCATTTGTGATGCTGCACGAACAGCACCCATTAAGGAGAACTTATTGTTGGATGCCCAACCACCAATCATAATTCCGTATACTCCGATAGAAACGATGGCGAAAATGTAAAGTAACGAACCGTCAATATCTGTAGCCTGTAAAACAACATCACGTCCAAAAATGTGCAATTTATCGCCCCACGGAATTACGGCACTTGTCATCAAAGCGGTGCTCATCGCGATTGCTGGTCCAACAAAGAATAAAAATCTGTTTTTAGTATCTGGCTCGAATTCTTCTTTGGCAAACAATTTCATTCCATCGGCAAGTGGTTGTAATAATCCGCCCCAACCGGCACGATTTGGACCGACCCTGTCTTGCAAAAATGCGGCAACTTTACGTTCTGCCCAAGTAGAATACATCGCCATAATCATCGTTATAGCAAACACTACCACAATCAAAACGCTTTTTTCTATAATAAAGGCACTATCC is part of the Flavobacterium sangjuense genome and harbors:
- the nuoH gene encoding NADH-quinone oxidoreductase subunit NuoH encodes the protein MDSAFIIEKSVLIVVVFAITMIMAMYSTWAERKVAAFLQDRVGPNRAGWGGLLQPLADGMKLFAKEEFEPDTKNRFLFFVGPAIAMSTALMTSAVIPWGDKLHIFGRDVVLQATDIDGSLLYIFAIVSIGVYGIMIGGWASNNKFSLMGAVRAASQMVSYEVAMGLSVIALIMMTGTLSLKEISVQQAGMNWNVFYQPVGFLIFLICAFAETNRTPFDLAECESELIGGYHTEYSSMKMGFYLFAEYANMFISSTILAVLYFGGYNYPGMQWMVDNVGVNTANILGIGVLFIKICFFIFFYMWVRWTIPRFRYDQLMNLGWKILIPLSIINIVITGICILAFN